The following coding sequences are from one Danio rerio strain Tuebingen ecotype United States chromosome 21, GRCz12tu, whole genome shotgun sequence window:
- the rin1a gene encoding ras and Rab interactor 1, which produces MQEDPVYDYPEARPLGDRRACPQRSLRSISVLDRLLLTHPVWLQLSINSATALHILRREPPGTFLVRRSSTSQKKMLCVRLADDSMPSFLKQVFIREEDSAFSLESSAISFPDLCRLIAFYCVSRDVLPFTLELPEAIAKASSHKQLESISHMGVEFWSSQLNVRGPRNEAPAAEKLLLPTETLQDCVTPVNPNHTPFQELCPIQTRSPCELNYGGGKGLCFINPLFLQDYPGRNAMRRRHHFKTSIKVRVSTEHSSPLSPPVVPPPPPPLLAKAKCKARLKMTPPVGVQAGQEANKNTEQEATDYLQPSVVLQKKTMVSPTLSPTAEDDYQMPSSLLKAPPKVMEQKEQVCEDEEEGLVLEQQHAPSLSELDSSTSLSSLDEMEESPERPPLVRGTSNPVMPPPKKAMSALRKMSAAFISFFAPEKRVARMVEDLSRDRRMAFGALVQDFLRQQREALKPHCLTSAVQLLQDLRLFINQAKAFLLECGELEPPIETLLTENEKDQALEKAMFRCILKPLKPQIDAALLTLHKQDGSFQRMMDSLQRAKAASPQNLFGVQAGVPDAQGIEKIKHKLTLMQRAYSPIDKVLLLLQTCKLIYKAMKNKSGQEFGADDFLPALSYAMVLCNMPEILLEVEYMMELLESSWLTGEGGYYLTSVYASLSLIQSQPEDLPPNGLTNQARESLKEWSRRRSNETTNQKDNRLHQKFVKVLFQDGDNSVVKTLMWKTAFNGEAMAQLCAVKFGVDKAEEYSLYCRRDGVLTPLSPDIHIQDLQSMGVSGVPLIYQASHQDERSQKLNRGGAVDLTEEAS; this is translated from the exons ATGCAGGAAGACCCAGTGTACGACTATCCTGAAGCTCGGCCTCTAGGGGACAGACGTGCATGTCCACAGAGATCCCTGAGGAGCATCAGTGTACTGGACCGGCTCTTACTGACGCACCCAGTGTGGCTGCAGCTCTCCATTAACTCGGCTACAGCTTTACACATTCTGCGGCGAGAGCCTCCTGGG ACGTTTTTAGTGCGCAGGTCCAGTACATCACAGAAAAAGATGCTCTGCGTCCGGCTGGCAGACGACAGCATGCCTTCCTTTCTCAAACAGGTCTTCATCCGAGAAGAGGACTCAG CCTTCTCTTTGGAAAGTTCAGCTATCAGTTTCCCAGACTTGTGCAGACTCATTGCCTTCTACTGTGTCAGTCG GGATGTCCTTCCTTTCACTCTGGAGCTGCCTGAAGCAATAGCCAAAGCTTCCTCACACAAACAGCTGGAGTCAATCTCTCATATGGGTGTGG AGTTCTGGAGTTCCCAATTAAATGTAAGAGGTCCTCGTAATGaagctcctgctgctgaaaaactcTTGCTGCCAACTGAAACCCTACAAGACTGCGTAACTCCTGTCAACCCAAACCACACCCCGTTCCAGGAGCTCTGTCCAATTCAAACACGGAGCCCCTGTGAGCTGAATTATGGGGGAGGCAAAGGTTTATGTTTCATCAACCCCCTCTTCTTACAAGACTACCCAGGTCGCAATGCTATGCGCAGACGTCATCATTTTAAAACCAGCATAAAGGTTCGGGTCTCCACTGAACACTCCAGCCCTCTGTCACCACCTGTCGTCCCACCACCTCCACCGCCGTTACTGGCTAAAGCCAAATGCAAAGCAAGATTGAAGATGACCCCACCTGTTGGTGTTCAGGCTGGTCAGGAAGCTAACAAGAACACTGAACAGGAAGCCACGGATTATTTGCAACCAAGTGTAGTGTTACAGAAGAAGACAATGGTCTCACCTACTCTTTCTCCTACTGCTGAAGATGACTATCAGATGCCCAGCTCTCTTCTGAAG GCACCGCCAAAAGTCATGGAGCAGAAAGAACAAGTCTGTGAAGATGAGGAAGAAGGGCTGGTGCTGGAACAGCAACACGCTCCATCTCTCAGTGAACTGGACAGTAGCACTTCACTCAGCAGCCTGGATGAGATGGAGGAGAGTCCAGAGCGTCCTCCGCTTGTTCGAGGCACTAGTAACCCCGTCATGCCGCCTCCAAAAAAGGCTATGTCAGCCCTACGCAAGATGAGCGCTGCTTTCATATCCTTTTTTGCCCCAGAGAAGCGAGTGGCACGGATGGTGGAGGACCTGTCCCGTGATCGCCGCATGGCTTTTGGCGCTCTGGTTCAGGACTTCCTAAGGCAGCAGAGAGAGGCTCTGAAGCCGCATTGCTTGACCTCTGCTGTTCAGCTGCTGCAGGATCTGCGTCTTTTCATCAATCAGGCCAAAGCCTTCCTTCTGGAGTGTGGAGAGCTTGAACCTCCCATTGAGACTCTTCTGACTGAGAATGAGAAAG ACCAAGCTCTGGAGAAGGCCATGTTTCGCTGTATTCTAAAGCCTCTCAAGCCTCAGATTGATGCAGCTCTTCTGACTCTGCATAAACAGGATGGTTCCTTCCAGAGAATGATGGACAGCTTGCAAAGAGCCAAAGCCGCCTCACCCCAAAATCTCTTTGGGGTTCAAGCAGGTGTTCCTGATGCCCAAGGCATTGAGAAAATTAAACACAAACTGACTCTAATGCAACGGGCTTACTCACCCATTGACAAAGTGCTGCTGCTTTTGCAGACCTGCAAACTCATTTACAAAGCcatgaaaaataaatcag GTCAGGAATTTGGGGCAGATGACTTCCTGCCTGCTCTCTCCTACGCGATGGTGCTGTGCAATATGCCAGAGATCTTGCTGGAAGTGGAGTATATGATGGAGCTGTTGGAAAGCTCTTGGCTTACAGGAGAAG GGGGTTACTATCTGACAAGTGTTTATGCCAGTCTGAGTCTGATTCAGAGTCAGCCAGAAGATCTGCCACCCAACGGCCTAACAAACCAGGCCAGAGAGTCTTTGAAAGAATGGAGCCGACGTCGAAGCAACGAAACCACAAATCAGAAAGACAACAGATTGCACCAG AAGTTCGTAAAGGTGCTGTTTCAAGATGGCGACAACAGCGTGGTGAAAACCCTAATGTGGAAGACCGCATTCAATGGTGAGGCTATGGCCCAGCTCTGTGCCGTGAAGTTTGGAGTGGACAAAGCGGAGGAATACAGCCTATATTGCAGGAGAGATGGAGTTTTAACACCTCTTTCGCCTGACATACACATTCAAGACCTGCAGAGCATGGGTGTGAGTGGCGTTCCCCTAATTTACCAGGCGTCCCATCAGGATGAAAGATCCCAGAAGCTGAACAGAGGGGGCGCGGTGGATCTCACAGAGGAGGCTTCATAA
- the rbm14a gene encoding RNA-binding protein 14a: protein MDDSSAVKLFVGNLDLETTQDDLIALFAPFGEVVHITVLRQFAFVHLQGEGAADSAIRDLNGREYRGRSLVVEESKGRPLNSTKVFVGNLCASCSVEDLYDLFSPYGKVLDCDKVKTKPSSLTGYAFVYMEHKEDAEQAIEGLHGTTFMGRPLAVELSKVQQSTNKVPCASCGAHGHFAGECPINRPPMEHHQSQAAVLAAAAAAAAGLPLQVQQSVHNSFYNTASSDPTFAALKDLTTSRVDGKPVSSMVYGALASQVYSSVADQVIGSTSQTAEGYPTEAEAPPGVAYGTEPDPHTLFEAARARFFEQGQQVLAEQQAVTKSDRDRSPIRRTAPLLPDPSPQQFSQARPKRRALLPTPPGGPELPPVKNGDPIARCYAEYYQQYQQYQQYQQYQQYHQYHQYQYNYPPPPPPPPAPMPMMPPGPMDVQQMMAPGTSIPPRVYEPTPTHKEPLLRRPDYPHQHTSESPYR from the exons ATGGACGACAGCAGCGCAGTGAAGCTCTTTGTGGGGAATCTGGATTTGGAAACCACACAAGATGACCTAATAGCGCTTTTTGCCCCTTTTGGAGAAGTGGTGCACATAACTGTACTCAGGCAGTTTGCCTTTGTCCATCTGCAGGGAGAAGGGGCAGCTGACAGTGCCATCCGTGATCTGAATGGTCGAGAGTACCGCGGCCGGAGCCTCGTAGTTGAAGAGTCCAAAGGGAGGCCCCTCAATTCCACCAAAGTATTTGTTGGGAACCTGTGCGCTTCCTGTTCCGTCGAAGACCTGTATGATCTCTTCTCACCTTACGGCAAAGTTCTTGATTGTGACAAAGTAAAGA CAAAGCCCTCGTCTCTAACAGGCTACGCCTTTGTGTACATGGAGCACAAAGAGGACGCAGAACAAGCCATTGAGGGTCTACACGGGACCACGTTTATGGGACGTCCGCTTGCAGTTGAGCTCTCAAAGGTACAGCAGTCCACAAACAAGGTTCCTTGTGCCAGCTGTGGTGCACATGGTCACTTTGCAGGTGAATGCCCGATCAATAGGCCACCAATGGAGCACCACCAGAGTCAAGCTGCTGTTTTAGCAGCAGCAGCTGCTGCCGCTGCCGGGCTTCCCCTTCAGGTGCAGCAGAGTGTCCACAACTCTTTCTACAACACTGCAAGCAGTGACCCGACGTTTGCAGCTCTGAAAGACTTGACCACTTCCAGGGTTGATGGCAAACCTGTGAGCTCCATGGTGTATGGTGCGCTGGCGAGTCAAGTCTATAGTTCTGTCGCAGACCAGGTGATTGGCTCAACCAGTCAGACTGCTGAAGGCTACCCGACTGAAGCAGAGGCTCCACCAGGCGTCGCTTATGGAACAGAGCCTGACCCTCACACCCTCTTTGAAGCTGCCCGGGCCCGATTCTTTGAGCAGGGACAACAAGTGCTGGCTGAACAGCAGGCAGTGACCAAATCGGATCGAGACAGAAGTCCAATACGGCGCACAGCCCCATTACTGCCTGATCCATCTCCTCAGCAATTCTCCCAGGCACGACCTAAACGACGAGCCCTGCTTCCAACACCACCCGGAGGTCCAGAGCTACCTCCAGTTAAAAATGGAGACCCAATTGCAAG GTGCTATGCTGAGTACTACCAACAGTACCAGCAGTACCAACAATACCAACAGTACCAGCAGTATCATCAGTATCATCAATACCAGTACAACTATCCACCCCCTCCGCCTCCACCGCCTGCTCCGATGCCCATGATGCCTCCAGGCCCGATGGATGTGCAACAGATGATGGCCCCCGGCACCAGCATTCCACCAAGAGTGTATGAGCCAACTCCAACACACAAGGAGCCCCTCCTACGCCGCCCTGATTACCCTCACCAACACACATCAGAGTCCCCATATCGATAG
- the rbm14a gene encoding RNA-binding protein 14a isoform X1 gives MEHKEDAEQAIEGLHGTTFMGRPLAVELSKVQQSTNKVPCASCGAHGHFAGECPINRPPMEHHQSQAAVLAAAAAAAAGLPLQVQQSVHNSFYNTASSDPTFAALKDLTTSRVDGKPVSSMVYGALASQVYSSVADQVIGSTSQTAEGYPTEAEAPPGVAYGTEPDPHTLFEAARARFFEQGQQVLAEQQAVTKSDRDRSPIRRTAPLLPDPSPQQFSQARPKRRALLPTPPGGPELPPVKNGDPIARCYAEYYQQYQQYQQYQQYQQYHQYHQYQYNYPPPPPPPPAPMPMMPPGPMDVQQMMAPGTSIPPRVYEPTPTHKEPLLRRPDYPHQHTSESPYR, from the exons ATGGAGCACAAAGAGGACGCAGAACAAGCCATTGAGGGTCTACACGGGACCACGTTTATGGGACGTCCGCTTGCAGTTGAGCTCTCAAAGGTACAGCAGTCCACAAACAAGGTTCCTTGTGCCAGCTGTGGTGCACATGGTCACTTTGCAGGTGAATGCCCGATCAATAGGCCACCAATGGAGCACCACCAGAGTCAAGCTGCTGTTTTAGCAGCAGCAGCTGCTGCCGCTGCCGGGCTTCCCCTTCAGGTGCAGCAGAGTGTCCACAACTCTTTCTACAACACTGCAAGCAGTGACCCGACGTTTGCAGCTCTGAAAGACTTGACCACTTCCAGGGTTGATGGCAAACCTGTGAGCTCCATGGTGTATGGTGCGCTGGCGAGTCAAGTCTATAGTTCTGTCGCAGACCAGGTGATTGGCTCAACCAGTCAGACTGCTGAAGGCTACCCGACTGAAGCAGAGGCTCCACCAGGCGTCGCTTATGGAACAGAGCCTGACCCTCACACCCTCTTTGAAGCTGCCCGGGCCCGATTCTTTGAGCAGGGACAACAAGTGCTGGCTGAACAGCAGGCAGTGACCAAATCGGATCGAGACAGAAGTCCAATACGGCGCACAGCCCCATTACTGCCTGATCCATCTCCTCAGCAATTCTCCCAGGCACGACCTAAACGACGAGCCCTGCTTCCAACACCACCCGGAGGTCCAGAGCTACCTCCAGTTAAAAATGGAGACCCAATTGCAAG GTGCTATGCTGAGTACTACCAACAGTACCAGCAGTACCAACAATACCAACAGTACCAGCAGTATCATCAGTATCATCAATACCAGTACAACTATCCACCCCCTCCGCCTCCACCGCCTGCTCCGATGCCCATGATGCCTCCAGGCCCGATGGATGTGCAACAGATGATGGCCCCCGGCACCAGCATTCCACCAAGAGTGTATGAGCCAACTCCAACACACAAGGAGCCCCTCCTACGCCGCCCTGATTACCCTCACCAACACACATCAGAGTCCCCATATCGATAG